CTTTGTTCAcgtgtatgttaatgaacctatgtatattcatgtaacctcaataaaagaacagtgttacgagggaacggacgagagcgactgtggtcaagcgaaggaacggcattggtccagttctctcccgtgcacgagaaacataaagaactactcgtgtcttgctttgctgtgtagctGGATTGAACGATCCAGCGaacaggtttatgctacaaacctatcaaccatcaatttcacaccGAGCCTcgactctcacggcccggtaccaaacgactcacggaccggtccgtgacCCGGGGGTTGGGAACCGCTGAGTTAACGCATGAGTAGTTCAGGGCTGCACGtcattttcattgttaatatctttgTGAAAAGCACATTGATGTGAAAATCTTCATGAGAGTCAGAGGCCCTACAACACAATTAAAGATTcattcaaaagaaaatcacaagttATTATCATCTTCAGAACATTTCATTAAACATTAGAGACAGACTGCTGAGTACATCTCATCTCTATCCAAACAACCTACAGTCCACAAACACATCACGAACCAGTGCTCTGGGCTGTGGTCTGTCCCCAGTTACATGGATCAGCTGGTTCCCTGGAGGtgactgctgctgtggtttggaGCGGATGAATAAACCTGAACTGAATCAGGTGTCCAGTTACTTTTGGTCCCTTTAAACCAGGCTGTCACATGTTCAGGATGTGAAACTCCTCCTccgtgaaaacgggtgtgggtctcaatcagccaaggttttgggtgaacccattgtgagatctagccccacgctatcatgtgatttcctgtgatcaaatgtcccaggatgtgagtgggcgttaagacgtccatgtccctcttcaagcaacttaaagaagtccagacgcttttctttccaagctccttcaacaacatcattcatagaacagcttccagcttcttttgctcggctacagtttggatggatttgcatttaaagatgcaacaagactaaaatggttagggtcaggaggtcaaaggtcagagctcctgtgggtctgagggcggcctcacgctggagaaggatgaaggagtctgacctgagccagtgtttgacatgaacacatcagcactgctgtcagtgagcctaacgacagccgttagcatcatttcagtgtttcagtcataaaaacacttcctgtctctgtggtggttacagtgacatcatgcagtttgtgctttgacctccagagggcgacaaatcagcacagacagagagctccattcaaactttgctgccatcaggaataattcttcaaatataatcatcagtgtttgagcagttatgatatcagggacaatctagacatgtgtgacaatactgaacatgtcacatgacacacctcaaacatcatgtgatccactctcagtctgcactttcattcatgacttcaacaggttgaaacgagctttgaagaaacattcagtgaaataaatctttcatggattcatgtgagcagcagatgaactttgtaccaacaacatcttcaataacagagtctgaatgaagctcaggtgttgatgctgctcactgattggacgcttggtttcagctctgctctcagtctttactgcacaggtgaaggtagaaagtgtgactggatctatagactggaaacagagaaacatgctgaacatttgaagctttgcagcagaaatgttcatgttacaaacacagcagagctgatctgggatcagtgtgttcacacctgcagctacaacaaggtttcatgtctccacacgtcagcatgtgaactttactctgactcagtctgagcagtcagacggcatatttttaaagttaacacatcagcacacacagagctgagcccctcccacctgtgctgagtttcaggtggagccccgcctccttccaggaagcagctcacctgtgtgtccgtgtttagtgtccaggtgtggagtggagcttgttgttggtgtgtgaagaaactgtaagtttgctttgtttcctcctttaacagtttgtctttaggaactttactgtttgttcagctcgtgtttgatttcttcacacaacaaactgtgtgtgtttgtatttccggtctctccattaaagtcagtgtgtaatgtttcctggctaacatcagctgtgtgcagcttagttcagcacaaatctgccgctccatagttcacggtaacggactcacagctggaccaacgaggccgagtgtgtccgccactctgagctacgttcgtgtttgtgtacttgtagtttgtactttgagttcactcagagcccacagaggacgcagcgtacgtgatgacgtcacagccctttacctcctttactgtcactgccattaatatttacacacgagacacctgcagagctctgacgctaagctagcacacagcatgctaacactaagctaacactaagctaacgctaagctagccaagaacccagagtgagttaaagctgagtaaacactgaccccagaccagcaccgtgataaagtgagctgctgctgctgaacttgaacaggtaacaaagtgatgagcagtcaggctgcaggtttctacctgttcatgtttctacagtagaatcactttgaagtgtctttgtgctgtttcatctttgatttgtgttcataaacactcagagaaacatcacgtgacctcatcaggatctgtgttggtgtgtggggctgtacctcagctttatgttgttacatgctcatttgttcattttacacagtaacatcaaagtaatgttatgaggagtaatgaagtaacgtactccattacttttaatcaaagtgttctgtgtaatatgtgtaataatgactgttttgagtaatgaccaacactgatcacaacaaagaggaaatgcctccaacatgcacaaacatttgagccacaacatgcagttaatgtgcacaaatgtctttgatatgctgctcagtgatggtggtgactgtcagagcagagctactgagaatcaataagtaatatcaatgatgggatcagaatcactaaattcttctcatccctgtcagtatcatacatgtgctgtataatgtgataaatgtagaggtgctggctgttctctcactctgctgtttagctgtaaaggacgcctccctgcctttgtctcattcatgacctttaatagtctcttctaacatgcagagatctgtatgatctgtttcatagagtctaaccagcctgtacaggtaacaacaacagtcactgcatcactgacacacaaacgtcatctctgtcaataacaacattcatacatggaataaaaacacatcagtggatcattgctggagctgatgtttgtgctcctggtgcaaaggctctcagtttcctccttgaaataacatcagtggtgggtcagcgacatgctttctttccctctcaggtttaaatatctgggactctccaccgtttggttttacagctgaagaagcttctcagatgaaacgtcttccagaaacttaaagacgtctcttttctctccaagctccttagatcacatgacctggatgactgaacctacagacacattgacctggtttcatggtcacatgacaggtcagaggtcagttcctcctgttaatgtgaactcactgagtgtttgtggtttacctctcagactgactgaagatgatgatggaggaagaggaggacagagcagagtctgcagggtccagctgtccgtctgtgaggagtgaccggtccaaaggtTATAATCCagacttcagtggtgaacctggagcaacgaggtcagagagctgaactcactgagtaacagaaataattctgcactgacattataatcagtgttgactctggttgattgtctgactgtgtttgtgagctgagaggaaatgaaaatgagtttgtaacaaaaatcagttttgtccagttttcctgtaaaaagctgaactctaatctaagaggatgttactgacaggaaacagctgcattatctgcagtctgtgtgatcacagctgcttcaatcatgtttgtgtctgcagaggtcagaggtcacagtctgcagggtccagctgtccgtctgtgaggagtgaccggtccaaaggtCGACCTCCactcttcagtggtgaacctggagcaacgaggtcagagagctgtgatgactcctttacatgtttgtgtttcctggataaatatgacctgaaacatcctcagattgttacaaagattcattaaaaagaaaacaatgaaagagaaaagatccaaatgttcgacttggtcatttgctgtttgaggacagtgatgctcatatctgtggggaaagtgtgacctgagtgggttcatgtttgtctttaaagaacagagctgctctgattctctttgtgtctgatctgttaaacagtctgagaggtcacacagagacccagcagctaaagcctggatcatactggctgctgttactccatcaggacaacactgaaccacagtggtgtggatgtagtggataaatcccaccatactgatgctcagagttaaccacagggaacaaaaccagatgttaccttcagattgtgacctttggagtggacgatgcagatttcaatagagaataaatgttgttgtttttcagctgtgaagaaagaatctaattttctgaacttaagaatttatgatgctggaaacaacatggagactataacacaacatttccactgtgttcatagaatgaatgtaaaactgtcagacattcattaaatatgcaaaatgtctacagaagcatcagagggtcagacgtgaagcactcagtgattttgatcaaatgactcatcagttattgatctgtactacactgatctaccacgttagtaaagctggtgttctggtggtggagggagactcggatcatgttctggttttggagcagtgatctgctgatggttcagtttgatgagcttcttcaaaatcatccctgacatcaccactgaaaggacgtccatgaaaacagactgaaaattactgatatgttcacaatctgagagtttaaaacttgacagacttgattcagatgaagttatttgagcagaaactcctggatctttatcctgtgttgatctaatccttcatggttcctccacagagtggagcagcagagctcagaggttcccagtggtcagtctgcccagcagcatcaaacacagctggactccatatttatggtctgtacatgtacaacaactactttattattaataataatgcatttatttataggtccctttcagaacaccaaggactctgtggactaaatgaccaaaagaaacaaactttgaaatcagacggtgcaaatgtgatcacagggaaacgttttaaacatcgaggctttaaacagaaaccaaagtgaaacagtttgtagtcgagatcagtgggaatgaagctgaataactgtttcttcaataactttgagctcttaaaaaagaaaaaccagctgaaagtctggctgctcttatgaaaagtacagagaaattatGGGTCGCTCAACACTTGTGCACAATATAAGAGTTGAAATAAATCTAAAGAATAACTCAAAGTCCTACAATCATACTGAGAAAATCATCTACAGCTAACTATCCAAGTGGATTTGTTTAAGACagctccatctgctggtggCCCTCTGCAGGTGCATGAAAGGGGCGTGTTTATAGTGAAAGTAGTAGAGGAAGTAAACCCCACGGGAAGGAGGAGGACTCTCAGTGGCTTCCAGCTCATATTCAGACATTTGACttctcactgaaagcagcaagtTTGAGTGTCTGTACCTTAGTTAGAAGAGATAACATGTCAGTAGTAATTAGAGTTGATTGAGCAATGCTGTCCTTGTAATgtagtttatgatttttatggacaagtccagtttttctgtagagcctctcaagttggtgacagcagcagtggaagttcacgtgtaaaccagagcagcaaatcaggtccaaatgtgttgttcacagtgagtgggatcatcattggctgctatgttaacctcctgcagcaggatgtctttggtcagagaatggatagatcactaagtcattgttgagtttagggagacagtagacagttggaggaggttcagccagttgacacacagtagataaaataactgaaggcaggagcagacacctgtatgactttccacctctcacatagattatttccctgggcagcgccacagggctggtagatgtaaacaaagctggaggagaggatttattcatctgagaaaagtcacagagttgtgtcttgatgctcaatcatccaggtacgtaaatcccaaaaagcttgattctgttcatctggatgttttcagagggagaaacgtttcatcatcatcaggtgacttcttcagtctcagctgactgcaggtttcaatctcataaacaggacatttgtatgactgaaaccagcccactgaaggaacaatgggctgggaggtcagttcattgatcattggtacgcatattgtcaggaccattgatcaatggttgttgatcaatggtcatgagtccagttcacagagagctggggaatggctgcaatcacagcatgtaagatggtgacagttgTACCCTtgggcccctcctccattcagagatggtctttccttttcacataaatggcctccttgactccgccctcaaaccagcgttcacatttactcaggaccttcttgatgtgaagttcttctgcttcgctggctgctgtgtctgtggggatggtgtttgttctgtgttgtagcgtcctgatgacgcccagtttgtgctccagtggatgatgagagtcaaaccttaaatactgatctgtatgtgtaaacagagtgaacctttaagaccagttgtctgtacgatcaactcagtcacctgaaacatctccaagtttctggctttgatcatcaacctgttggtagttcagctctgaacaccagtgaaatgtttctcccactgaaatcgctgcattcatatgaacagcatcaacgttttgggatcgtggagttgtggacaaagtctcagttaatcagataaagtcaaacctataattggtaaagagTTCGTGGATGATATGCCCCTTGATGGTAAAGAAGTGGATGTTGTGTGGACTAAAGTTCAGAGTGGTGGGTCATTCATAaagtattctgttccagctgctggaggacaacatcatcacttttgtgaagagcgagctgaagaagatccagaaggctctgaatccaaataagccccagtgcttggaatttcagagggaggatgatgagcagaggagaaacagcagagaggcatttgtgaagatcacagtggacttcctgaggagaatgaagcaggaggagctggctgaccgtctgcagagcagtaagaggatttatctaaagatttaagctgctggataaatgagagatttgtgacaccagtgtgttcagtcatttctcagtgggtcagaaattgtcatcagcattttgtaaaatatgattgttaaagttgtatttttattattattattcagaacttccagctgctgtttgtcatcgtaaccttaagtctaagctgaagaagaagttccagtgtgtgtttgagggcatcgctaaagcaggaaacccaaccctcctgaatcagatctacacagagctctacatcacagagggagggactgcagaggtcaatgatgaacatgaggtcagacagattgaaacagcatccaggaaaccagacagaccagaaacaaccatcagacaagaagacatctttaaagcctcacctggaagagatgaaccaatcagaacagtgctgacaaagggagtggctggcattgggaaaacagtcttaacacagaaatacagcctggactgggctgaagacaaagccaaccaggacatccagttcatatttccattcactttcagagagctgaatgtgctgaaagaggaaaagttcagcttggtgggacttgttcatcacttctttactgaaaccaaagaagcaggaatctgcagctttgaagacttccaggttgtgttcatctttgatggtctggatgagtgtcgacttcctctggacttccacaaaactacaatcctaactgaccctagaaagtccacctcagtggatgtgctgctgataaacctcatcagggggaaactgcttccctctgctcgcctctggataaccacacgacctgcagcagccaatcagatccctcctgactgtgttggcatggtgacagaggtcagagggttcactgacccacagaaggaggagtacttcaggaagagattcagagatgaggagcaggccagcaggatcatctcccacatcaagacatcacgaagcctccacatcatgtgtcacatcccagtcttctgctggatcactgctacagttctggaggatgtgctggaaaccagagagggaggacagctgcccaagaccctgactgagatgtacatccacttcctggtggttcaggccaaagtgaagaaggtcaagtatgatggaggagctgagacagatccacactggagtcctgagagcaggaagatgatggagtctctgggaaaactggcttttgatcagctgcagaaaggaaacctgatcttctatgaatcagacctgacagagtgtggcatcgatatcagagcagcctcagtgtactcaggagtgttcacacagatctttaaagaggagagaggactgtaccaggacaaggtgttctgcttcatccatctgagtgttcaggagtttctggctgctcttcatgtccatctgaccttcagcaactctggactcaatctgctggaacaacaacaaacaacatccaagaagtctgaaacaggagaatctgcaaagaaacacttctaccagagtgctgtgaacaaggccttacagagtccaaatggacacctggacttgttcctccgcttcctcctgggtctttccctgcagaccaatcagactctcctacgagccctgatgacacagacaggaagtagctcactgaccaatcaggaaacagtccagtacatcaaggagaagctcagtaagaatctgtctgcagagaaaagcatcaatctgatccactgtctgaatgaactgaatgatcgttctctagtggaggagatccaacaatacaggacttcaggaagtctctccacaggtaaactgtctcctgctcagtgctcagctctgaccttcatcttactgtcatcagaagaagatctggatgagtttgacttcaagaaatactctgcttcagagaagGCTCTTCTGAgaatgctgccagtggtcaaagcctccaacaaagctctgtgagtaaacatgttgtcatcgcttcattgttaaaatcatgggaaataaatcagaaatgctgagttcaaagagcactgtaacatttttttaaaatagtgaaTTAAATGATCATCAGTCACTCAGTAAATATAtggtagttttaatgtttcactCCAGCATTTCTAAAACACACTTTGTTCTGTAACTCTTATCAAAGGACAATCCAGACCCAGCCAATAAGAACATGAGCTCTGATGCTTCAGCCCCTCTGACAGGTTTATTATCCTCagcttgttcatttgtctccaaCTCCAGGAGTTTGGTTGTTTTATTCTAAAGCACAAACTTCACCTGCCAGACTTCACCTACATCTTTTTCTGATGTTCATAATTTAAGTTCAAGTTTGTATCTCACTTTCAGTGCACACTCtccctttttaaatataaatctctgctgtgctgtcatgttttcatccCGTATGGAGGGAGAACTTCGGTCTTCATTACTGAAATTGCCTCTAAGGTCGTGTTTCTTGTCAGTAACCATATGTAACTGTAAGGCTTCCATAACCAGTGTTATCACAGAATTACAGTGGGTTCACTCTGGGTCCTCTAcagtttcttcccactgtccacagacatgcagttaggtTACCTGGTGATCTAAACTTCATGCAGGTGTGAGTGagagtggttgtctgtccctctgtgggcttagtggaagagactggatggatctctgctttgtctttgatatatcctgacagcaaacattctccatgaagtctgcatttcagctcatctcctttatacacacctttaacaggaagagtttTATACAGCTAGTGTTTAAAATCAAGTGTTATTCACAATACACAGGTAATGAGCATGATTATTGAATTACtaaaattttctaaaataattgttttagttaatattgtatgacagtgtacacagaattattagctcagtaggcagagtggttgc
Above is a genomic segment from Maylandia zebra isolate NMK-2024a unplaced genomic scaffold, Mzebra_GT3a scaffold11, whole genome shotgun sequence containing:
- the LOC143415974 gene encoding protein NLRC3-like → MLLEDNIITFVKSELKKIQKALNPNKPQCLEFQREDDEQRRNSREAFVKITVDFLRRMKQEELADRLQSKLPAAVCHRNLKSKLKKKFQCVFEGIAKAGNPTLLNQIYTELYITEGGTAEVNDEHEVRQIETASRKPDRPETTIRQEDIFKASPGRDEPIRTVLTKGVAGIGKTVLTQKYSLDWAEDKANQDIQFIFPFTFRELNVLKEEKFSLVGLVHHFFTETKEAGICSFEDFQVVFIFDGLDECRLPLDFHKTTILTDPRKSTSVDVLLINLIRGKLLPSARLWITTRPAAANQIPPDCVGMVTEVRGFTDPQKEEYFRKRFRDEEQASRIISHIKTSRSLHIMCHIPVFCWITATVLEDVLETREGGQLPKTLTEMYIHFLVVQAKVKKVKYDGGAETDPHWSPESRKMMESLGKLAFDQLQKGNLIFYESDLTECGIDIRAASVYSGVFTQIFKEERGLYQDKVFCFIHLSVQEFLAALHVHLTFSNSGLNLLEQQQTTSKKSETGESAKKHFYQSAVNKALQSPNGHLDLFLRFLLGLSLQTNQTLLRALMTQTGSSSLTNQETVQYIKEKLSKNLSAEKSINLIHCLNELNDRSLVEEIQQYRTSGSLSTGKLSPAQCSALTFILLSSEEDLDEFDFKKYSASEKALLRMLPVVKASNKAL